The following coding sequences lie in one Agrobacterium vitis genomic window:
- a CDS encoding FAD-dependent oxidoreductase, producing the protein MADITTDVLIIGTGPAGSATAALLATYGLEPLVINRYRWLANTPRAHITNQRTMEVLRDLGRDVEDEAYLFATEQNLMGQNVFCTAVAGEEIGRMQSWGNHPLSRAEHILSSPGRMNDLPQTYMEPLLFKTACSRGAQSRMSTEYLRHEQDAEGVTTTCLDRLTGKELTIRSKFLIGADGSNSKVAEHAGLTFEGKMGVAGSMNILFEADLSRYVAHRPSVLYWVLQPGADVGGIGMGLVRMVRPWSEWLIVWGYDINQPAPEVDNAFATKVVRELVGVEDLEPKIKSVSTWTVNNMYATTMSNGRVFCMGDAAHRHPPSNGLGSNTSIQDGFNLAWKLAMVIKGQAGIGLLDSYQAERAPVAKQIVARANKSIEETGPIFRALGLLDSVDPVKMQQNMDARCDDTAGAEHQRKAIREAIAHKVYEFDAHGVEMNQRYKSNAVVTDGQPEPIFEKDPELHFQSTTWPGARLPHVWLFGADGEKVSSLDLTGNGVLTLLTGIGGDGWITAAKTLSKELGIPIVVHKIGPRQKWQDLTGDWARANEISDTGALLVRPDHHVAWRSHAVIVDPEGNLRRVLKTILAR; encoded by the coding sequence ATGGCTGACATCACCACCGACGTTTTGATCATTGGCACGGGACCCGCGGGCTCGGCGACTGCCGCCCTGTTGGCGACCTACGGGCTGGAGCCGCTGGTGATCAACAGGTACCGCTGGCTGGCCAACACACCGCGGGCTCACATCACCAACCAACGCACGATGGAGGTGCTGCGCGACCTCGGCCGCGATGTCGAGGATGAGGCTTACCTCTTTGCGACCGAGCAGAATCTGATGGGGCAGAACGTGTTCTGCACCGCCGTGGCCGGCGAGGAGATCGGCCGCATGCAAAGCTGGGGCAACCATCCGCTCTCGCGGGCGGAACATATTCTCTCGTCCCCCGGCCGGATGAACGATCTCCCGCAGACCTACATGGAACCGCTGCTTTTCAAGACGGCATGTTCGCGCGGCGCCCAGTCCCGCATGTCAACCGAATATCTGCGTCACGAGCAGGATGCCGAAGGCGTCACCACCACCTGTCTCGACCGATTGACAGGCAAGGAACTGACGATCCGCTCGAAATTCCTGATCGGTGCCGACGGCAGCAATTCCAAGGTCGCCGAGCATGCGGGCCTGACTTTTGAAGGCAAGATGGGCGTTGCTGGCTCGATGAACATCCTGTTCGAGGCTGACCTTTCGCGTTACGTCGCCCACCGTCCATCAGTTCTCTACTGGGTGCTTCAGCCAGGCGCCGATGTCGGCGGCATCGGTATGGGGCTCGTGCGCATGGTGCGGCCGTGGAGTGAATGGCTCATCGTCTGGGGCTACGACATCAATCAGCCGGCGCCCGAGGTCGACAACGCTTTTGCCACCAAGGTCGTTCGCGAACTCGTGGGGGTTGAGGATCTAGAGCCGAAGATCAAATCGGTCTCGACCTGGACGGTCAACAACATGTACGCCACCACGATGTCGAACGGCCGTGTCTTCTGCATGGGTGATGCAGCCCACCGCCATCCACCGTCGAACGGGCTTGGCTCGAACACGTCGATCCAGGACGGTTTCAACCTGGCCTGGAAGCTCGCCATGGTGATCAAGGGGCAGGCCGGGATAGGGCTTCTGGACAGCTACCAGGCCGAGCGCGCACCTGTCGCCAAGCAGATTGTTGCCCGCGCTAACAAATCGATCGAGGAAACTGGGCCAATCTTCAGGGCGCTCGGCTTGCTCGATTCCGTCGATCCAGTGAAGATGCAGCAAAATATGGACGCGCGTTGCGACGACACAGCCGGTGCCGAGCATCAACGCAAGGCAATCCGGGAGGCGATCGCCCACAAGGTCTACGAGTTCGATGCCCACGGCGTCGAGATGAACCAGCGTTACAAGTCGAATGCCGTGGTGACTGACGGCCAGCCTGAACCGATCTTCGAGAAAGATCCGGAATTGCATTTTCAATCAACGACTTGGCCGGGAGCTCGGCTGCCGCATGTCTGGCTGTTCGGTGCAGACGGCGAAAAGGTCTCGAGCCTCGATTTGACGGGGAACGGGGTCCTCACACTGCTCACCGGTATCGGTGGCGACGGCTGGATCACGGCGGCCAAGACTCTGTCGAAAGAGCTTGGCATACCGATCGTCGTCCACAAGATCGGGCCACGGCAGAAGTGGCAGGACCTGACCGGCGACTGGGCGCGCGCCAACGAGATTAGCGATACCGGCGCGTTGCTTGTTCGTCCCGACCATCACGTTGCTTGGCGTTCGCATGCCGTGATCGTCGATCCGGAAGGCAACCTGCGCCGTGTCCTGAAGACCATCCTAGCTAGATGA
- a CDS encoding intradiol ring-cleavage dioxygenase, which yields MSTWEKGYFTEENSVEVVTNRNANAKSERLKEVMEVVTRKLHEAVKELEPTQDEWMEAILFLTRTGHTCTDWRQEFILLSDVLGVSMLVDAINNRKPSGASESTVLGPFHVADAPELPMGANICLDQKGEDMVIGGRILNTEGGPISNAVIDVWQANDEGFYDVQQKGIQPDFNLRGVFRTREDGRYWFRAVKPKYYPIPADGPVGQLLGHLGRHPFRPAHLHYIIKADGFETLTTHIFDPDDPYINSDAVFGVKESLLAEFRKTENPQRAKELGFSEKFWEVTHDFVLAAHPKRLRRTREE from the coding sequence ATGAGCACTTGGGAAAAAGGCTATTTCACTGAAGAAAACTCCGTCGAAGTCGTTACAAACCGCAACGCAAATGCCAAGAGCGAGCGACTAAAAGAGGTGATGGAGGTCGTCACCCGGAAGCTGCACGAGGCGGTGAAGGAATTGGAGCCGACCCAGGACGAGTGGATGGAAGCGATCCTCTTCCTCACCCGAACGGGGCACACTTGCACCGATTGGCGACAGGAGTTCATCCTCTTGTCCGACGTGCTCGGCGTCTCCATGCTCGTCGACGCCATCAACAACCGCAAACCATCCGGCGCCTCGGAAAGCACGGTGCTCGGACCCTTTCACGTCGCAGATGCCCCGGAATTGCCAATGGGCGCCAATATCTGCCTCGATCAGAAGGGCGAGGATATGGTCATCGGCGGACGCATTCTTAATACCGAGGGCGGACCGATATCCAACGCCGTCATAGATGTCTGGCAGGCGAATGACGAGGGCTTCTATGACGTGCAGCAGAAGGGTATTCAACCGGACTTCAACCTGCGCGGCGTCTTCCGCACCCGCGAGGACGGACGTTACTGGTTCCGGGCCGTGAAGCCGAAATATTATCCGATCCCCGCGGACGGCCCGGTCGGCCAGCTACTTGGACACCTCGGCCGTCATCCGTTTAGGCCAGCCCATCTGCACTACATCATCAAGGCAGACGGTTTTGAGACGCTGACGACCCACATCTTCGATCCTGACGACCCTTACATCAATTCAGATGCTGTGTTCGGGGTCAAGGAGAGCCTGCTCGCCGAATTTCGTAAGACCGAAAATCCCCAGCGAGCAAAGGAACTCGGGTTTTCGGAAAAGTTCTGGGAGGTAACTCATGATTTTGTACTGGCGGCTCACCCAAAGCGACTTCGGCGCACGCGCGAAGAATAA
- a CDS encoding MFS transporter, which produces MGALIISPIADRIGRRKHVLLCLAAITIAMVLSALAQSLAQLLMARGFAGVFIGELVSSFNSMVSEYSSEKRRETVFGISGMDFLLIHRWLVLQSRR; this is translated from the coding sequence ATGGGCGCGCTGATCATCTCGCCCATTGCGGATCGCATTGGGCGCCGCAAGCACGTTCTGCTGTGCCTTGCCGCAATTACCATCGCGATGGTTCTTTCGGCATTGGCACAGTCGTTGGCTCAGCTTCTCATGGCGAGGGGTTTCGCTGGGGTGTTCATTGGTGAGCTAGTGTCGAGCTTCAATAGCATGGTTTCTGAATATTCATCCGAGAAACGCAGAGAAACCGTATTTGGTATCTCCGGGATGGATTTCCTCTTGATTCATCGCTGGCTGGTTTTGCAATCGCGCCGTTGA
- a CDS encoding bifunctional 3-(3-hydroxy-phenyl)propionate/3-hydroxycinnamic acid hydroxylase → MTRQQGPQAAFFSAEVCWDITITHIQDEPMILENNSFDVAIVGYGPVGATMANLLGKAGLSVLVLEREAGSNSLPRAVSFDLEIMRVFRSLGLADAIETIARPSTQGTHFINAQGETLLKRRGSNWLFHQPHLEAELRHGVDRYSTITVLQQHEVIAIEPEGAYALLRAKDLIGDKEQEFRARFVVGCDGARSFVRRQIGSAMEDLGSHQPWLVVDLLMDLNSSKARNLPEYSIQWCDPQRPMTFFWVGDNRRRWEIMLMPTDDPERMTDPSVFWPLLSRWIGPNDANIERSAVYTFHSLIAEGWRHGALLLAGDSCHQTPPFLGQGLCAGIRDAVNLAWKLDAVIRGGADPGILDTYECERRPHARTFIELAVHLGSIIQTTDKQAATERDHRLAIDADNVFEYPRPQLGQGIWDQGPAPNGRLFPETRLRDGRFLEERIGGRFAVLGDASQLELVDPSIRGIWEDLSAIMIDDLSAELIATLADWNVKAVILRPDGYVFGVADDSAGLSKLTLQLARQLQIPLSDDTFQDA, encoded by the coding sequence ATGACACGGCAGCAAGGACCGCAGGCAGCTTTTTTCTCCGCCGAGGTCTGCTGGGACATAACCATAACGCATATTCAGGACGAACCAATGATTCTCGAGAACAATAGCTTCGATGTGGCAATCGTGGGGTACGGGCCGGTCGGGGCCACGATGGCAAATTTGCTTGGTAAAGCAGGTCTCTCCGTTCTTGTACTAGAGCGGGAAGCGGGCTCAAACTCTCTGCCAAGGGCAGTAAGTTTCGACCTCGAGATCATGCGGGTATTCCGTTCGCTCGGACTGGCAGACGCCATCGAAACAATCGCCCGGCCATCGACCCAGGGCACTCACTTCATCAACGCGCAAGGAGAAACTTTGCTCAAGCGGCGTGGGTCCAACTGGCTGTTTCATCAACCCCATCTGGAAGCCGAGCTGCGCCATGGTGTTGATCGCTACAGTACAATTACGGTGTTGCAGCAGCACGAAGTGATTGCCATTGAGCCTGAAGGCGCTTATGCCTTGCTGAGAGCCAAAGATCTTATTGGCGACAAGGAACAAGAATTCCGAGCACGATTTGTCGTCGGATGCGATGGTGCCCGCTCCTTCGTCCGCAGACAAATAGGCTCCGCAATGGAAGACCTTGGATCTCATCAGCCTTGGCTAGTGGTTGACCTGCTTATGGACTTGAACTCGTCCAAAGCACGAAATCTCCCGGAGTATTCCATACAGTGGTGCGACCCTCAGCGGCCAATGACCTTTTTTTGGGTTGGAGATAACCGACGTCGCTGGGAAATCATGCTTATGCCGACAGACGATCCGGAACGGATGACCGATCCATCGGTATTCTGGCCATTACTTTCCCGGTGGATTGGCCCCAACGACGCCAACATTGAACGCTCGGCTGTGTACACATTTCATTCTCTGATCGCCGAAGGTTGGCGACACGGCGCGCTGCTGCTGGCCGGCGATAGTTGTCATCAGACGCCCCCTTTCCTTGGCCAAGGGCTTTGCGCGGGCATCCGCGATGCCGTTAATTTGGCATGGAAACTCGATGCGGTCATCAGGGGGGGCGCCGATCCCGGGATTTTAGACACGTATGAATGCGAAAGGCGTCCGCATGCTAGGACGTTCATCGAGCTTGCCGTCCATCTTGGAAGTATCATCCAAACCACCGACAAACAGGCAGCTACCGAGCGCGATCACCGTCTTGCGATCGATGCCGACAACGTTTTTGAGTATCCTAGGCCACAGTTAGGTCAGGGAATTTGGGACCAAGGGCCGGCACCAAATGGGCGGTTATTTCCCGAGACGCGCCTTAGAGATGGACGTTTTTTGGAAGAACGGATCGGAGGGCGCTTTGCCGTCCTCGGGGACGCAAGTCAACTAGAGTTAGTCGATCCAAGCATTAGAGGCATCTGGGAGGATCTTAGCGCGATAATGATAGATGATCTTAGCGCCGAGCTCATCGCGACCCTTGCGGATTGGAACGTGAAGGCTGTCATTCTCCGGCCCGATGGCTATGTATTCGGGGTGGCGGATGATAGCGCGGGCTTATCCAAGCTCACGTTGCAGCTTGCTCGACAGCTTCAAATCCCGTTGTCTGATGACACATTCCAAGACGCCTAA
- a CDS encoding acetolactate synthase catalytic subunit gives MAVMDETMTVAERIALSLRRHGVKMIFAQSLPSAVVLACETLGIRQIAYRQENMGGAMADGYGRISGQVPVVCAQNGPAATLLVAPLAEALKASVPIVALVQEVERPYMDRNAFQELDHFAVFSGCAKWTRRIITNDRVEDYIDQAFVAAASGRPGPAVLLLPGDLLREPAREQLYERADTLGNWPLDTIQPGAAQVQHAARLIAEAAHPVVLAGGGVHSAGGATALAQLQELAHLPVFTTNMGKGAVDEHHPLSCGVLGALNGPRSVGRHTRPILERADVVLLVGTRTNQNGTDTWRLIPPSARVLHIDIDPNEIGRNYEAVRLVGDAASTLNALAAALQTSKLSRRRAGRYALENQIAAAWAAYARDLEPTLSQNASSIRPERVMAELQKLLTERSIVAADASYSSMWVAGQLRSSAVGTRYITPRGLAGLGWGLPLAMGAKLARPDERVIAIVGDGGFAHSWAELETMARMQIPVCVIVLNNGVLGYQKDAESVKFGTFTTACHFAPVDHAAIAQACGCRAARVGDVDELVLRLTEAFNDDSPWLLDVMTDPDAHPPLSLFAGSLNPFE, from the coding sequence ATGGCGGTGATGGATGAAACAATGACCGTAGCTGAACGGATTGCGCTATCGCTCAGGCGTCATGGCGTGAAAATGATCTTCGCGCAGAGTCTCCCCTCCGCTGTGGTTCTAGCCTGTGAAACGCTGGGAATCCGTCAAATCGCGTATCGGCAAGAGAATATGGGCGGGGCGATGGCCGACGGGTATGGCCGCATTTCCGGTCAGGTTCCTGTTGTATGTGCCCAGAACGGACCGGCTGCCACATTGCTAGTCGCCCCACTAGCGGAGGCGCTCAAAGCATCTGTTCCAATTGTCGCTCTGGTGCAGGAAGTAGAGCGTCCATACATGGACCGCAACGCGTTCCAAGAGCTCGATCATTTCGCGGTGTTTTCGGGCTGCGCCAAGTGGACGAGACGCATCATAACCAATGATCGGGTAGAAGACTACATCGACCAAGCGTTTGTCGCGGCCGCAAGCGGTCGTCCGGGACCTGCGGTACTGCTGCTTCCGGGGGACTTGTTACGCGAACCTGCCCGCGAACAGCTCTATGAGCGCGCTGACACATTGGGCAATTGGCCGTTGGACACGATCCAGCCCGGCGCCGCGCAGGTTCAGCATGCGGCCCGATTGATCGCTGAGGCAGCCCATCCCGTCGTCCTCGCTGGCGGAGGGGTTCATTCCGCCGGCGGCGCTACGGCCCTGGCCCAACTTCAAGAGTTGGCCCATTTGCCGGTTTTTACAACGAATATGGGTAAGGGAGCCGTCGATGAGCATCATCCGCTTTCATGCGGTGTACTCGGGGCGTTGAACGGACCAAGGTCAGTGGGACGGCACACGCGACCGATCCTCGAGCGGGCGGATGTGGTCCTCTTGGTCGGGACGCGCACTAACCAGAACGGTACGGACACGTGGCGGCTGATCCCGCCTTCGGCCCGAGTGTTGCATATCGATATCGATCCCAACGAGATTGGACGAAATTATGAAGCCGTGCGACTGGTGGGAGATGCCGCCAGCACATTGAACGCTCTTGCCGCCGCCCTGCAGACGTCTAAGCTCTCCCGTCGCCGTGCCGGACGTTACGCGCTTGAAAACCAGATCGCGGCCGCCTGGGCGGCGTATGCGCGGGACCTCGAGCCTACATTGTCGCAAAATGCCTCGTCGATCCGACCGGAGCGGGTTATGGCGGAGTTGCAGAAGCTGCTGACCGAACGAAGCATCGTCGCCGCGGACGCCAGTTATTCATCAATGTGGGTAGCGGGGCAGTTGCGATCGTCCGCCGTGGGAACGCGTTACATTACGCCGCGCGGGCTCGCTGGACTTGGCTGGGGCCTGCCGCTGGCCATGGGTGCCAAACTGGCGCGACCGGATGAGCGGGTCATCGCCATCGTCGGTGACGGTGGATTTGCCCATTCATGGGCCGAACTGGAAACAATGGCGCGGATGCAGATACCGGTCTGTGTCATTGTTTTGAACAACGGTGTGCTTGGTTACCAAAAGGATGCGGAATCGGTAAAATTTGGGACCTTCACAACGGCGTGCCATTTCGCTCCCGTCGATCATGCTGCCATCGCTCAAGCCTGCGGCTGCCGAGCAGCCCGGGTCGGAGACGTAGACGAACTCGTTTTGCGGCTTACCGAAGCCTTCAATGATGACAGTCCATGGTTACTGGACGTGATGACCGATCCGGATGCGCATCCGCCTCTGTCCCTTTTCGCGGGATCGCTTAATCCCTTTGAATGA
- a CDS encoding alpha/beta fold hydrolase, with protein sequence MAPVVLIDSCRHPVAYDLRGPDAAPLLVLLPSLGISKEMWEPQMMALTGWFRVLRVEHPGHGGEGLTPGPYTAETLGRRVLEVVDSIGGHTFSLVGSSMGGMVAMWIAARYPERVTRLVLCCTAPVIGPADLWNERAGNVRRDGTRPTKQELAGRWFTPRFSAENTVLIDSLHKNFTQIDAEAYALCCELLAEADLRQELPEIKAPTLVIAGALDSVISIQSCTETTLAIKGAALTALADGSHLPNLEQPASFNDLLLRHLIGETMERGNTVRRAVLGEEYVVSQGGNLPREPFEEFMTKVYWGEVWSRPGLDISTRRLLNIAMLTCLKHTDGLAIHVRAALRAGISANTIQEVVLQAAVVAGVPAANAARFVINHVINEEQATRL encoded by the coding sequence ATGGCCCCTGTAGTTCTTATCGATTCCTGTCGACACCCCGTGGCATACGACCTGCGCGGGCCTGATGCCGCACCGCTCCTCGTACTGCTCCCCTCGCTTGGGATTTCGAAAGAGATGTGGGAGCCGCAGATGATGGCGCTCACCGGATGGTTCAGAGTATTGCGCGTCGAGCATCCCGGACATGGAGGAGAGGGCCTGACACCAGGTCCGTATACGGCCGAAACCCTGGGGAGGCGTGTGCTGGAAGTCGTTGACAGTATCGGCGGTCACACCTTTTCGCTGGTCGGATCATCAATGGGCGGGATGGTCGCAATGTGGATCGCCGCGCGCTATCCTGAACGTGTCACGCGCCTTGTTCTGTGCTGCACCGCCCCTGTCATCGGGCCGGCCGATTTATGGAACGAAAGAGCCGGCAACGTGCGTCGCGACGGGACACGGCCGACGAAGCAGGAGCTTGCTGGGCGCTGGTTTACCCCGCGGTTTTCCGCCGAGAACACCGTACTCATCGACAGTTTACATAAAAACTTCACTCAGATCGATGCAGAGGCGTATGCTCTTTGCTGTGAACTTCTAGCCGAGGCTGACCTCCGCCAGGAACTCCCTGAAATCAAGGCTCCTACACTTGTCATTGCCGGCGCGCTTGATTCGGTGATCTCCATACAATCTTGTACTGAAACGACGCTGGCGATTAAGGGAGCGGCCTTAACCGCTTTGGCGGACGGTTCGCACCTGCCGAACCTCGAGCAGCCGGCGTCCTTCAATGATCTGTTGCTCCGTCACCTGATCGGTGAAACAATGGAGCGGGGAAACACCGTGCGGCGGGCCGTTCTTGGAGAGGAGTATGTCGTTTCTCAGGGTGGAAACCTGCCCAGAGAACCGTTCGAAGAGTTTATGACGAAAGTCTACTGGGGAGAGGTTTGGAGTCGCCCGGGCCTCGATATCTCCACACGCCGACTTTTGAATATTGCTATGCTGACCTGCCTAAAGCACACCGATGGCCTGGCAATCCACGTTCGAGCGGCGCTTCGCGCCGGAATTTCCGCAAACACTATTCAAGAGGTCGTCCTTCAGGCAGCCGTAGTCGCCGGCGTGCCGGCGGCAAACGCGGCCCGATTTGTGATCAACCATGTTATTAATGAAGAGCAGGCGACGAGACTTTGA
- a CDS encoding IclR family transcriptional regulator — translation MSFRSSHIPAGGNNLPFDGGYTNCGITSYHRQEKEQVVTPISVPKVRAVERAARIVTTLAEHPYPMGILELAERVQLSPGSTHRLMATLVGLGWIEQNSRTSKYRLGTRMLGIGTTALLTNPAVLEGTAFLARLVEATGHDAQLSTLVGMRVVSLAHVAGPKTLRPELKFEPGLAQPAHASADGKLLLSFLDESERRYLYEVEGLPTYTSKTITDIVELEKEMGQIQAQGYAVDNGERFEDTRGIAAPVLGTDQQPILAVLCIGDLDLSNGNQQALSRYVTSLARELADRLLKFGDSGPTGRPRK, via the coding sequence TTGTCCTTCCGCTCGTCACATATTCCGGCAGGCGGAAACAATTTGCCCTTTGATGGCGGTTATACTAACTGTGGCATAACGAGTTACCATCGACAGGAAAAAGAACAAGTGGTTACGCCAATCTCCGTGCCCAAAGTACGAGCAGTCGAAAGAGCTGCCAGGATTGTTACAACTCTCGCCGAACATCCCTATCCGATGGGGATCCTTGAACTGGCCGAACGTGTACAGCTCTCGCCTGGGAGTACTCATCGGCTTATGGCGACGCTGGTAGGCCTCGGCTGGATTGAACAGAATTCTCGGACCTCGAAGTATCGGTTGGGTACGCGAATGCTCGGCATCGGAACCACAGCTTTGCTTACAAATCCCGCGGTGCTCGAAGGGACCGCCTTTCTTGCTCGACTTGTCGAGGCTACGGGTCATGATGCTCAACTGAGCACTCTGGTAGGCATGCGCGTCGTTTCTCTTGCCCATGTTGCTGGCCCGAAAACCCTAAGGCCAGAGCTGAAGTTCGAGCCGGGGCTAGCCCAACCGGCACATGCCAGTGCTGACGGCAAATTGCTCCTTTCTTTTTTAGACGAATCGGAGCGCAGATATCTCTATGAGGTCGAAGGGCTCCCGACCTACACCTCGAAGACTATTACGGATATCGTCGAACTCGAGAAAGAGATGGGACAGATTCAGGCGCAAGGCTACGCAGTCGACAATGGTGAGCGTTTTGAAGACACCCGTGGCATCGCGGCGCCGGTGCTTGGTACGGATCAGCAGCCGATTCTGGCCGTTCTTTGCATAGGCGACCTAGATCTCTCGAACGGAAACCAGCAAGCGCTTTCTCGCTACGTAACGTCGCTGGCGCGGGAATTAGCCGATAGGCTCCTAAAGTTCGGAGACTCAGGACCCACCGGCAGACCACGCAAGTAG
- a CDS encoding amidohydrolase family protein, giving the protein MYSQHKVLDVHGHMRAVVPASSYLALLLGSNTAIPSPLSGLADDPVAPFLTMKKRDMVPQSSNEDIRKLADQHARYLEARNIDAQILGPHPVEFHGWLPSALFKEWTIFINDLIFRFCQARPDRFVGACQLPQLSTENDASHMLPELERCVKEYAFAATYVFPDPTGRRDTPLLNHRYWDPLYDYCQEHDLPIIVHGSGSLDQRFETIPIDSQMAFVWEQYYSLMALRHSDVFERFPRLRVLICHCGGALDRFVQQSPLVNPKPERDLSENLFFDTCAHDLDFLAAAVHQRTPAQMCFGSESPGTGGLRRAGTERTVDDLVPMFAEHPKLAFLSDEEKLKILHHNPAKFCRGLADPSAANKKARRAIGVN; this is encoded by the coding sequence ATGTATTCTCAACACAAGGTTCTCGACGTGCATGGCCACATGCGCGCCGTAGTCCCTGCATCCAGCTATCTGGCACTTCTTCTCGGGAGCAACACGGCCATTCCCAGTCCGCTCTCAGGACTGGCGGACGATCCAGTAGCGCCGTTCCTGACGATGAAGAAGCGAGACATGGTGCCGCAGTCTTCCAATGAAGACATCCGCAAACTCGCAGACCAGCATGCGCGCTATTTGGAAGCGCGCAACATCGACGCCCAAATTCTTGGCCCACATCCGGTCGAGTTTCACGGTTGGCTCCCGTCGGCGCTCTTTAAGGAATGGACGATCTTCATCAACGATTTGATTTTTCGTTTCTGTCAGGCGCGACCTGATCGTTTTGTAGGAGCTTGCCAACTCCCGCAGCTATCGACTGAAAATGACGCGTCCCACATGCTTCCCGAACTTGAGCGTTGCGTAAAGGAATATGCCTTCGCCGCCACCTATGTGTTCCCAGATCCCACTGGACGACGCGACACTCCACTGCTCAATCACCGCTATTGGGATCCGCTCTACGACTACTGCCAGGAGCATGACCTGCCGATTATCGTGCATGGCTCCGGCTCGCTGGATCAGCGGTTCGAAACCATTCCGATCGACTCGCAAATGGCCTTTGTGTGGGAGCAATACTATTCGTTGATGGCGTTGCGGCACAGCGACGTCTTCGAGCGGTTCCCCCGCCTGCGTGTTCTCATCTGCCACTGTGGTGGCGCGCTTGACCGTTTCGTTCAGCAATCGCCGCTGGTTAATCCCAAGCCCGAGCGGGATTTATCAGAAAACCTCTTTTTCGACACCTGTGCGCACGATCTCGATTTTCTTGCGGCGGCCGTGCATCAGCGCACCCCGGCCCAAATGTGCTTTGGAAGCGAGTCGCCCGGAACTGGCGGATTAAGACGTGCAGGCACGGAGCGAACGGTGGACGACCTTGTTCCAATGTTTGCCGAACATCCCAAGCTTGCCTTCCTCTCAGACGAGGAGAAGCTTAAGATACTGCATCACAATCCTGCAAAGTTCTGTCGGGGACTTGCTGATCCCAGCGCCGCCAACAAAAAGGCCCGACGCGCAATTGGCGTGAATTAG
- a CDS encoding VOC family protein: MIKSRRLGYASFSTPRMQEQAEYFKEILGLSVSQRTERKVVLATSCGLESIVLEPGDTAGLLGLAFEIAPAVSLEYAKRELKALGIKAEIREGRASSVGRVVAFHDPEGTEIELFNSSAFLPEIPHYRPISPLKLGHVACQVPNIEDLAEFYVNALGFRKSDWAEGLAVFLRCSPDHHTVNFFSGPSRLDHIAFEVKDFSELVRAADHLTITGYPLEWGPARHSAGHNCASYHFSPDGFPVELYAEMDQMKDEELGYFEPRPWHADRPQRPKNWRPDEFVRNIWSPQPFDGSGPNKG, translated from the coding sequence ATGATTAAATCTCGGCGACTTGGTTACGCCAGCTTCAGTACACCTCGCATGCAAGAGCAGGCAGAATATTTCAAGGAGATCCTCGGGCTATCCGTTTCACAACGGACCGAGAGAAAGGTCGTCCTCGCCACATCTTGTGGCCTGGAATCGATCGTTCTGGAGCCAGGCGATACGGCCGGCTTGCTCGGGCTCGCATTTGAGATCGCGCCAGCGGTAAGCCTGGAATATGCAAAGCGGGAGCTTAAGGCGCTTGGTATCAAAGCTGAGATTAGAGAGGGTCGCGCCTCCTCCGTCGGGCGGGTTGTCGCCTTCCATGATCCAGAAGGAACCGAGATCGAGCTTTTCAATTCTTCCGCATTCCTTCCTGAGATTCCGCATTATCGCCCTATAAGTCCCCTGAAGCTTGGTCATGTCGCCTGTCAGGTACCAAATATTGAGGATCTAGCGGAATTCTATGTCAATGCCTTAGGATTTAGGAAGTCCGACTGGGCAGAAGGCTTGGCGGTCTTTCTACGGTGCAGTCCTGATCACCATACGGTCAACTTTTTCTCTGGACCGTCAAGGCTTGATCACATCGCATTTGAGGTAAAGGATTTCTCGGAGCTTGTCCGAGCGGCTGACCATCTCACGATAACTGGCTACCCTCTCGAATGGGGGCCTGCCCGCCATTCAGCCGGTCATAATTGCGCAAGTTACCACTTTTCCCCAGATGGCTTCCCAGTCGAGCTTTATGCCGAAATGGACCAGATGAAAGACGAGGAACTCGGGTATTTTGAACCTCGTCCATGGCATGCTGATCGCCCACAGCGGCCAAAGAACTGGCGTCCAGATGAGTTTGTGCGAAATATCTGGTCACCTCAACCATTCGATGGAAGCGGCCCGAACAAAGGCTGA